One window from the genome of Cucumis melo cultivar AY chromosome 10, USDA_Cmelo_AY_1.0, whole genome shotgun sequence encodes:
- the LOC103489084 gene encoding protein NRT1/ PTR FAMILY 4.6, whose translation MEIGDDHDQINRWEGYVDWRKKPALRGRHGGIIAASFDLVVEILENLAFLANASNLVMYLSHYMHFSPSKSANNVTDFMGTAFLLALLGGFLSDAFFTSYHIYLISAAIQLLGLAILLIQAKMPSLMPPPCDRQANHYAVCEEASGGKAAMLFAGLYLVALGVGGIKGSLPSHGAEQFDDSTPQGRKRRSTFFNYFVFCLSCGGLIAVTLVVWVEDNKGWEWGFGIAMLSLFLSIIVFFAGSPLYRNKIPDGSPFTTISKVLVAATFGCCISTNSRNSIASMAMSPALDDKEAKQNAKERDATDQMMDEPSQSLKFLNNAVLNKPFHSALECTVKEVEEVKIVLRILPIFACTIILNCCVAQLSTFSVEQASTMDTKIGSFKVPPASLPIFPILFIMFLAPIYDHLIIPFSRRITKTETGITHLQRIGVGLLFSIGAMAVAAAVETKRKRVATENGLLDSAQPLPITFLWIAIQYLFLGSADLFSLAGSLEFFFTEAPASMRSLATSLSWASLAMGYYLSSVIVSIVNNVTDNSDHQPWLSGRNINHYHLERFYWLMCVLSGLNFVHYLFWAMQYKYRPKSQQ comes from the exons GCCATGGAGGAATCATTGCAGCATCTTTTGATTTGG tTGTGGAAATATTGGAGAATTTGGCGTTTTTAGCAAATGCAAGCAACTTGGTGATGTACTTATCCCATTACATGCACTTTTCACCATCAAAATCAGCAAACAATGTCACAGATTTCATGGGAACAGCCTTCCTTCTTGCCCTTCTTGGTGGTTTCCTTTCTGATGCCTTTTTCACTTCTTATCATATCTACCTCATTAGTGCTGCCATTCAATTACTT GGGTTGGCAATATTGTTGATACAAGCTAAGATGCCATCACTGATGCCTCCTCCATGTGATCGCCAAGCAAATCATTACGCCGTGTGTGAAGAAGCGAGCGGTGGCAAAGCAGCAATGCTGTTCGCGGGACTATATCTGGTGGCATTAGGGGTCGGTGGCATAAAGGGGTCGCTGCCATCACATGGGGCTGAGCAGTTTGATGACAGTACCCCACAGGGCAGGAAAAGAAGATCCACATTCTTCAACTACTTCGTCTTTTGCCTCTCATGTGGTGGCCTAATTGCAGTGACATTGGTGGTGTGGGTTGAAGACAACAAAGGGTGGGAGTGGGGCTTTGGAATTGCAATGCTCAGCCTATTTTTGTCTATCATTGTCTTCTTTGCAGGCTCCCCTCTATACCGTAATAAAATACCTGATGGAAGTCCATTCACAACAATTAGCAAG GTTTTAGTTGCCGCAACGTTTGGTTGCTGCATCAGCACGAACTCACGAAACTCAATAGCGAGTATGGCAATGAGCCCGGCTCTTGATGACAAGGAAGCTAAACAGAATGCAAAAGAAAGAGATGCAACTGATCAGATGATGGACGAACCGTCACAGAGTCTAAAGTTTCTAAATAATGCAGTTCTGAACAAGCCATTCCATTCAGCATTAGAATGTACAGTTAAAGAAGTTGAAGAGGTCAAGATTGTTCTGAGAATTCTACCAATATTTGCTTGTACCATCATCCTCAACTGTTGTGTAGCCCAGCTCTCCACATTTTCGGTTGAACAAGCATCAACAATGGACACCAAAATAGGTTCCTTTAAAGTTCCACCTGCATCTCTCCCCATCTTCCCTATACTCTTCATCATGTTCCTCGCCCCGATATACGATCACTTAATCATCCCATTTTCTCGAAGAATAACTAAAACCGAAACAGGAATCACTCATCTTCAGAGGATAGGAGTTGGGTTACTTTTCTCTATTGGAGCCATGGCAGTTGCAGCAGCTGTGGAGACTAAGCGTAAGAGAGTAGCCACTGAAAACGGTCTACTCGACTCCGCTCAACCGTTGCCCATCACATTCCTTTGGATTGCCATCCAGTACTTGTTTCTCGGATCAGCAGATCTTTTCTCCTTGGCTGGATCATTAGAATTTTTCTTCACAGAAGCACCTGCAAGCATGAGATCCTTGGCTACATCTCTCTCCTGGGCTTCTCTGGCTATGGGTTACTACCTCAGTTCAGTTATCGTATCAATAGTCAACAATGTCACAGATAACTCTGACCACCAACCATGGCTATCCGGAAGAAACATAAACCATTATCACCTTGAGAGATTCTACTGGTTGATGTGTGTGCTCAGTGGATTAAACTTTGTGCACTACCTATTTTGGGCCATGCAGTACAAGTACAGACCAAAATCACAACAATAG